The sequence CCCTGGTGGGATCCGACCGCGCCGACCAAGCCTACGCGCAGGAAATCCGGGCCGCCGTCCTCGCCCACGGATTGCAGGAACGGGTCCGGCTCACCGGCGAGCTGACCGGTGAAACACTGGAAGCTGAATGGGCGCGGACCGACCTCAGCCTGTTGCTGTCCCGGGCGGAGGCATTCGGAATGGTGGTCACCGAGTCCCTGGCCCACGGCATCCCCGTCGTTGTCCGGGAAGGGACAGGGGCAGTGGAGGCCCTGGGCCTGGCAGAATTAACAGCGGCCGACGGCGGCCCCCGCCTTCCCGGGGCAGTGCTGCGGCTGCCGGCCGGGGGACAGGAAAGTCCCGGACTGCTGGCAGGGGTCCTGCGGCGGTGGCTTGGGGACGCCGCTCTCCGCGAAAGCTGGCGCGCAGCAGCGCTGGAGGCGCGGACGATGCTGCCGGGCTGGAGCAGTACCGCCCGGGAAGTGCTGGCCCTGCTGGGGGCCCGGGACTGACAGCGGGACCGGGCCGACTGCGGACCAGGGCTGTGGCCTTCTACGGCTGCGGGCTGATACTCCGGTGTCCCGCGAAAAACTCCCGCAACAGTAGGGCGCACTCTTCCTCGCGGACGCCCGGGTACACTTCAACCCAGTGGTTGAGCCGCCGTTCGCGGAGGATGTCGAACACCGAACCGGCAGCGCCGGCCTTTTCGTCCCAGGCCCCGAACACCACCCGCGGGATCCGGGCCAGGACGATCGCGCCGGCGCACATGGCGCAGGGTTCCAGCGTGACCACCAGCGTGCAATCAGACAACCGCCAGCCGTCGCCGCTGCCGCCGCCGAGCCTTGCCCGTTCCTGCAGCCGGGCCGCCGCTTCCCGGATGGCCACCACCTCGGCGTGGGCCGTGGGGTCGCCCAGTTCCTCCCGCTGGTTCCGGCCGGAACCCAGGACCCCGCCGTCGGGCCCCAGCACCACGGCGCCGATGGGAACATCCTCCGTGGCGAGTGCCCGGCGCGCTTCCGCCAACGCAAGGCCCATCCAGGCATGATGT comes from Pseudarthrobacter sp. NIBRBAC000502770 and encodes:
- a CDS encoding nucleoside deaminase, whose product is MPLPEKKHHAWMGLALAEARRALATEDVPIGAVVLGPDGGVLGSGRNQREELGDPTAHAEVVAIREAAARLQERARLGGGSGDGWRLSDCTLVVTLEPCAMCAGAIVLARIPRVVFGAWDEKAGAAGSVFDILRERRLNHWVEVYPGVREEECALLLREFFAGHRSISPQP